One part of the Bacteroidia bacterium genome encodes these proteins:
- a CDS encoding arylsulfatase, which produces MRYGYLLMLAFMLFACQQKQDPKPSMPNILFILTDDQGWGDLSINGNTNLSTPNIDQLARDGAMFDRFYVSPVCSPTRAEILTGRYHVRSGVYATSAGGERMDLDETTIAEIFQKAGYRTAAYGKWHNGMQYPYHPNARGFEEFYGFCSGHWGNYFSPMLEHNGKIIKGNGFVIDDFTEQAMTFMEENKEQPFFVYLPYNTPHSPMQVPDEYWERFKDKELKMHNREPDRENPDHIKAALAMCENIDWNVGRLVSKLQELKLEENTIIVYLSDNGPNGVRWNDGMKGRKGSTDEGGVRSPLIMQWKGKIKPGINIPQIASAIDFLPTLTEMSGVEFTSEKKLDGKSLVPLLMGESKAWEDRYIVNHWRGRTSIRTQNFRLGFEDQLFDMLNDPGQTQDIAEEKEDTYTDLFEFREEWRRNVFSELPEEDNRAFVVGHPDFKYNQLPARDARVTGEIQRSNRYPNCSFYTNWTSTEEKIYFPMEVLESGEFEAILYYTCSEENVGSKIRLSFGKSQLEGQITEAHDPPLFGMEEDRDERIESYVKDFKPISLGNIYLEKGEGELALEALEISGKEVLDFRLLMLNRTDL; this is translated from the coding sequence ATGCGATACGGATACCTGCTTATGCTGGCGTTCATGCTTTTCGCCTGCCAGCAAAAACAAGACCCCAAGCCTTCTATGCCCAATATCCTCTTTATCCTGACTGATGATCAGGGCTGGGGAGATTTGAGCATCAACGGCAATACCAATTTATCCACCCCGAATATAGATCAGCTCGCAAGGGATGGTGCTATGTTTGACCGCTTCTACGTGAGTCCGGTTTGCTCCCCAACGCGAGCAGAAATTCTGACGGGCCGCTATCATGTTCGAAGCGGGGTGTACGCAACTTCCGCAGGGGGGGAACGCATGGATCTGGATGAGACGACCATTGCCGAAATCTTTCAAAAAGCGGGATATCGAACGGCAGCCTATGGGAAATGGCATAATGGAATGCAATATCCTTATCATCCCAATGCCCGAGGCTTTGAAGAGTTTTATGGGTTCTGCTCCGGACATTGGGGCAATTATTTTAGTCCTATGCTGGAGCATAATGGGAAAATTATCAAAGGGAATGGCTTTGTAATAGATGATTTTACAGAACAGGCCATGACTTTTATGGAAGAGAATAAAGAGCAGCCATTCTTTGTCTACCTTCCTTACAACACTCCACATAGTCCTATGCAGGTCCCGGATGAATACTGGGAGAGGTTTAAGGATAAGGAACTGAAGATGCATAATCGGGAACCCGATAGAGAAAACCCGGATCACATAAAAGCTGCTTTGGCTATGTGTGAGAATATTGACTGGAATGTGGGCCGCCTTGTCTCGAAACTTCAGGAATTGAAGTTGGAGGAAAATACCATTATTGTTTACCTCTCAGATAATGGTCCCAATGGCGTTCGTTGGAATGATGGGATGAAAGGTCGAAAGGGATCAACAGACGAAGGAGGAGTTCGATCTCCATTGATTATGCAGTGGAAAGGAAAGATTAAGCCGGGAATAAATATTCCCCAAATTGCCAGTGCTATTGATTTTCTGCCGACCCTAACGGAAATGTCCGGGGTCGAATTTACAAGTGAGAAAAAGCTGGATGGGAAAAGTCTAGTCCCGCTCTTAATGGGCGAAAGTAAGGCATGGGAAGACCGCTATATTGTCAACCATTGGAGAGGGCGAACAAGTATACGCACGCAAAACTTTCGATTGGGATTTGAAGATCAATTGTTTGATATGCTCAATGATCCAGGTCAAACCCAGGATATTGCCGAAGAAAAAGAGGATACCTATACCGACCTGTTTGAATTCCGAGAAGAGTGGAGGAGGAATGTTTTCTCGGAGCTACCAGAAGAGGACAATCGTGCTTTTGTGGTAGGACATCCGGATTTTAAATACAATCAATTGCCAGCCCGCGATGCCCGGGTCACAGGAGAAATCCAAAGAAGCAATCGCTATCCCAATTGTTCCTTTTACACCAACTGGACCAGCACAGAGGAGAAAATATACTTCCCTATGGAAGTCTTGGAATCCGGCGAATTTGAAGCTATTCTCTATTATACCTGCTCAGAAGAAAATGTGGGATCGAAAATCAGACTGAGTTTTGGTAAGAGTCAGCTTGAGGGGCAAATTACGGAGGCCCATGATCCTCCTCTTTTCGGTATGGAAGAAGACAGAGATGAACGAATAGAGTCTTATGTGAAAGACTTTAAACCTATTTCATTGGGAAATATTTATCTGGAAAAAGGCGAAGGGGAACTTGCATTGGAAGCCCTTGAGATTTCTGGCAAAGAAGTACTCGATTTTCGCCTACTCATGCTTAATCGAACTGATTTATAG
- a CDS encoding class I adenylate-forming enzyme family protein — MGKYQAIIDKLQQASHSQSWEDMLEAASAIDEVDELSIDFQFVKALEEVGELFPEERLSKGSRKLRHAIYLLKEELKEPAFEDLSQCVARHAKDRPDTLAIKDDRTELTWASFDTHATQVANALLALEMNSNQRVGVIGHTCHEFLELFIGTLRAAHCIVPLSTLASPGTLKLMGDDAGIHIWFVSERYKHLVEPFKAELKHKIALDFEEEGWESYESWRGGASKEEVQIAYDPNAEFDIMYSSGTTGIPKGIVHSRRGRHSRYSKGHKLGFWTESISLISTPLYSNTTMVSVLRTLAHGGQFVLMKKFREKELLALAEREKTTHAVLVPVQLQRLLAHPDFDSYDLRNFELVMTTSAPLSVSIKQDMVRRWPGKFIEIYGLTEGGPITVLVTNDHPDKLHTVGQTADNSEILVVDEEGKEVPRGSIGELIGISDNLMDGYHNRPDANKEAFGIQLHGRTWFRSGDYGAMDEDGFITLHGRKKETIISGGFNIYAVDLEEMLKRHEAVKEAAVFGIASERWGETPMALVEVIKGKEADPEEILAWANERLGKAQRISGLEIREELPRSPIGKVLKKVLKAEFG; from the coding sequence ATGGGAAAATATCAAGCGATTATAGATAAACTTCAGCAAGCGAGTCATTCACAATCCTGGGAAGATATGCTTGAGGCTGCCTCGGCTATTGACGAGGTTGATGAACTCAGTATAGATTTTCAGTTTGTCAAAGCCTTGGAGGAAGTTGGGGAATTATTTCCAGAGGAAAGGCTATCAAAAGGAAGTAGGAAACTCCGACATGCGATCTACCTGCTTAAAGAGGAACTAAAAGAGCCTGCATTCGAAGATCTTTCTCAATGCGTGGCTCGGCATGCAAAGGATCGCCCCGATACCCTCGCCATCAAAGACGATCGAACAGAGCTCACTTGGGCTAGCTTTGATACGCATGCTACCCAGGTGGCAAATGCCTTGTTGGCGCTGGAGATGAACAGCAATCAGAGAGTTGGGGTAATCGGCCATACCTGTCATGAATTCCTGGAGCTTTTTATTGGAACCTTGCGTGCAGCTCATTGTATAGTTCCCCTTTCGACTTTGGCCAGTCCGGGGACCCTGAAACTAATGGGAGATGATGCTGGTATTCATATCTGGTTTGTTTCAGAGCGTTACAAACATTTAGTAGAGCCATTTAAAGCGGAACTGAAACATAAAATTGCCCTGGATTTTGAAGAAGAGGGGTGGGAATCTTATGAAAGTTGGAGAGGTGGGGCTTCAAAGGAGGAAGTTCAAATAGCCTACGATCCAAATGCTGAATTCGATATCATGTATTCTTCGGGTACTACAGGCATTCCCAAAGGAATTGTTCACTCTCGAAGAGGCCGGCATAGCAGATATTCCAAAGGCCATAAATTGGGCTTTTGGACCGAAAGTATCAGTTTGATTTCGACTCCCCTTTACTCAAATACCACCATGGTCTCTGTACTGAGAACCCTGGCTCATGGAGGGCAATTCGTCCTGATGAAGAAGTTTCGGGAAAAAGAACTGTTGGCGCTCGCCGAAAGGGAAAAAACTACCCATGCGGTTTTGGTTCCTGTCCAATTACAGCGTCTCCTGGCTCATCCAGATTTCGATTCCTATGATCTGAGAAATTTCGAATTGGTGATGACGACCAGCGCGCCCTTGAGTGTTTCGATCAAGCAAGATATGGTCAGGCGTTGGCCGGGCAAGTTTATAGAGATTTATGGTTTGACGGAAGGAGGCCCGATCACGGTACTTGTTACCAATGATCATCCTGATAAATTGCATACAGTTGGCCAAACGGCTGATAATTCTGAGATCCTGGTAGTCGACGAAGAAGGGAAAGAAGTCCCCCGAGGAAGCATAGGAGAACTCATAGGTATTTCTGATAATCTGATGGATGGATACCACAATCGGCCCGATGCAAATAAAGAAGCTTTTGGCATTCAATTGCACGGCAGAACCTGGTTTAGAAGCGGAGATTATGGAGCCATGGATGAAGACGGCTTTATCACTTTGCATGGTAGGAAAAAGGAAACCATCATTTCTGGGGGATTCAATATTTATGCTGTTGATTTAGAGGAAATGCTCAAGCGGCATGAAGCTGTAAAAGAAGCCGCTGTATTTGGGATAGCGAGTGAAAGATGGGGCGAAACGCCGATGGCCCTGGTGGAAGTCATAAAGGGGAAAGAGGCTGATCCAGAAGAAATCCTTGCCTGGGCCAATGAACGACTAGGCAAAGCCCAGCGCATTTCCGGCCTTGAGATTCGAGAGGAACTGCCTAGAAGTCCTATTGGAAAGGTGCTGAAGAAGGTCTTGAAAGCTGAATTTGGGTAG
- a CDS encoding MFS transporter → MKEPEAPVADQQISPSYRTYVLLALTGVYIFNFIDRQILVILQESIKADLGLSDLQLGLLTGFAFAVFYVTLGLPIARFADKANRKNIIAISLTIWSAMTALSGMAQNFIQLLLARMGVGIGEAGGSPPAHSMISDYYPEEKRATALSVYSMGIYIGILFGYLFGGWLDEYIGWRNSLLILGLPGILYAIFFYFTVKEPIRGYSEKRKREAGEEHSMMDVFKLLLNRKAFIFLALAAGINAFVVYGVGNFLPSFLSRIHEMGKGEIGTWLAIGSGGGGALGVWLGGYLGDKFGQVKKSWYMLIPSIAILISIPLTLIVLFSANKLVVVSTNFVVKALWSMYLAPCIAMAHGMVGLRMRALSSAVLFLVLNFIGLGLGPTFFGFISDLFTADMGTEGIRWALSLGIGFSLIASIFLYLSSRYLEEDLAQAPD, encoded by the coding sequence ATGAAAGAGCCCGAAGCACCAGTGGCTGATCAACAGATCAGTCCTTCCTACCGAACTTATGTACTCCTGGCCCTGACCGGAGTTTATATATTCAATTTTATTGATCGACAGATTCTGGTAATCCTCCAGGAAAGCATAAAAGCTGATCTGGGATTGAGCGATCTTCAATTGGGTTTGTTGACAGGTTTTGCTTTTGCGGTCTTTTATGTAACCCTGGGACTTCCTATCGCCCGCTTTGCCGACAAGGCCAATAGAAAAAACATCATCGCCATTTCTCTTACAATTTGGAGTGCCATGACCGCTTTATCTGGCATGGCCCAAAATTTTATCCAGCTTCTCCTGGCAAGGATGGGGGTTGGTATTGGTGAAGCTGGAGGAAGTCCTCCCGCGCATTCTATGATATCCGATTATTATCCGGAAGAGAAGCGAGCTACAGCTCTATCTGTTTATTCGATGGGGATTTATATAGGGATTCTCTTTGGCTATTTATTCGGAGGTTGGTTGGATGAATATATCGGCTGGCGAAATTCTCTCCTCATCTTGGGATTACCGGGCATCCTCTATGCGATTTTTTTCTACTTCACCGTAAAAGAACCGATCAGAGGTTATTCTGAAAAAAGGAAAAGAGAAGCGGGCGAAGAACACAGCATGATGGATGTCTTCAAATTGCTTCTGAATCGAAAGGCCTTCATCTTCCTTGCACTTGCAGCAGGAATCAATGCTTTTGTCGTTTATGGAGTGGGCAATTTCCTTCCTTCTTTTTTGAGCCGAATTCATGAAATGGGGAAAGGAGAAATTGGCACCTGGCTAGCCATTGGATCAGGAGGCGGCGGGGCTTTAGGAGTATGGTTAGGAGGGTATTTGGGAGATAAGTTTGGGCAAGTGAAAAAGAGCTGGTATATGCTAATTCCTTCAATCGCCATATTGATCTCTATACCGCTAACCCTCATTGTCCTTTTCTCTGCCAATAAGCTGGTAGTCGTAAGTACAAACTTTGTAGTCAAAGCCCTATGGTCCATGTATCTGGCCCCTTGTATTGCTATGGCACATGGCATGGTGGGCCTTAGGATGCGAGCCCTTTCTTCTGCCGTCCTATTCCTTGTACTCAACTTTATTGGTCTGGGATTAGGTCCAACATTTTTTGGGTTTATCAGTGATCTTTTCACTGCCGATATGGGTACAGAAGGTATCCGTTGGGCATTGAGTCTGGGGATAGGATTTAGCCTGATAGCTTCTATCTTTTTATACCTCAGTTCGAGGTATTTGGAAGAGGATTTAGCACAGGCGCCGGATTAG
- a CDS encoding lytic polysaccharide monooxygenase — MKTFLLLFLSILLFVPSVLAHGTVISPPSRVWNCYRENPENPSSAACISAVASHGTQPLYDWNEINQANADGNHSQFVPDGKLASGGRQKYGGMDQVRSDWVATPVTAGPTAIIWKNTAPHATAYYDVYITKESWQPDQALHWDDLELLVRTAPSPAESEVSIPVTLPPRVGRHVIYSLWQRSDSPEAFYSTSDVDFGGGTTSVHPEASLYFELEQCFPNPFKSACKIMYQLKKSESVSLRVFDVAGQEVAILVNEFQTPGTYDLEFDGSNLPGGIYFYRLQVGDMLETKRMILEK; from the coding sequence TTGAAAACTTTCCTGCTCCTCTTTCTCTCAATCCTTCTTTTCGTTCCCTCGGTTCTTGCTCATGGCACCGTTATTTCTCCACCCAGCCGGGTTTGGAATTGCTATCGGGAAAATCCGGAAAACCCTTCTTCTGCAGCCTGTATCTCAGCCGTTGCTTCACATGGTACTCAGCCCCTCTATGATTGGAATGAAATCAATCAGGCCAATGCAGATGGAAATCATAGTCAATTTGTGCCGGATGGAAAATTAGCGAGTGGGGGCAGGCAAAAATATGGAGGCATGGATCAGGTCAGGTCGGATTGGGTGGCGACTCCGGTTACTGCTGGACCAACAGCTATCATATGGAAAAATACAGCTCCCCATGCTACAGCCTATTATGATGTTTATATTACAAAAGAAAGCTGGCAACCCGATCAGGCCCTGCATTGGGACGATTTGGAATTGCTCGTCAGAACGGCTCCCAGTCCTGCTGAAAGTGAGGTGAGTATTCCGGTTACGCTTCCTCCCAGAGTTGGAAGACATGTGATCTACAGCCTTTGGCAGCGCTCAGATAGTCCCGAGGCATTTTACTCTACCAGTGATGTCGATTTTGGTGGAGGAACAACTTCTGTTCATCCCGAAGCCAGCCTCTACTTTGAGCTGGAGCAATGTTTTCCCAATCCCTTTAAATCTGCCTGTAAAATCATGTATCAATTGAAAAAGAGTGAATCCGTCAGTCTGAGGGTTTTTGATGTTGCAGGACAGGAAGTAGCAATTCTGGTAAATGAATTTCAGACTCCAGGAACGTATGACCTGGAATTTGATGGGTCAAATTTGCCTGGAGGTATATATTTCTATCGATTGCAGGTAGGAGATATGCTTGAAACTAAGCGGATGATTTTGGAGAAGTAA